A single window of Sparus aurata chromosome 12, fSpaAur1.1, whole genome shotgun sequence DNA harbors:
- the LOC115592565 gene encoding uncharacterized protein LOC115592565 → MERKFAVVQWSEGEDFGKLSEIKTDAIRGYDDSKMDHDGNPISNYSTVIEWRHGKKQRGGWPHYRGIVIFVSATRFETTRKLNSLLKEDEPAELAKRVSVAPQKYGDDSEGSTDTETQSLQVKRSKVPTRTDPADEFLKQYGQSQPSPDNHNNQRKTAVELKQEIKDLKAENAKLKEMVLRDVPGLLQSMRNIIDSAASPERSRLELNTPPLVLPGSPQSGSSCPSATSLLSVPRSTVSSSRSASVTPSLTVSQSSKVEIHPGTGVMVERLAWAYALNANSASVFVRHLLTAVFPVEVLLVSNLRGNKRGRGDARLPLDKNKLDAIYSATLERWPGTQLSSIGSTINAKITELRSKSKNVAVSAALH, encoded by the exons ATGGAGAGGAAGTTTGCCGTGGTGCAGTGGAGTGAAGGGGAGGATTTTGGAAAGCTCAGCGAGATAAAAACTGATGCCATAAGGGGGTATGATGATTCCAAGATGGACCACGATGGGAATCCCATTTCCAACTATTCAACTGTCATTGAATGGCGCCATGGGAAGAAACAACGAGGAGGGTGGCCTCACTACAGAGGCATCGTCATCTTTGTTAGTG CCACTCGTTTTGAGACAACTCGTAAACTTAACTCACTGCTAAAGGAAGACGAACCTGCAGAGCTGGCAAAGAGGGTGTCAGTGGCCCCCCAAAAATATGGGGATGATTCGGAAGGCTCAACCGATACTGAGACTCAGTCATTGCAAGTTAAG AGGTCAAAGGTTCCCACGAGGACAGACCCCGCAGACGAGTTTCTTAAGCAATATGGTCAATCACAGCCTTCTCCAGATAATCATAACAATCAGAGGAAGACTGCAGTTGAATTAAAGCAGGAGATCAAGGACCTAAAAGCAGAAAATGCTAAATTGAAGGAGATGGTTCTTCGAG ATGTGCCAGGACTCCTACAGAGCATGAGGAATATAATTGATTCGGCTGCATCTCCTGAGAGATCCAGGTTGGAGCTTAACACACCACCGCTGGTCCTCCCAGGTTCTCCGCAGTCCGGGTCCAGTTGTCCATCTGCCACTTCACTGCTGTCCGTACCCAGATCTACGGTGTCCAGTTCCAGGTCTGCATCTGTCACTCCATCACTGACTGTCTCCCAGTCTTCTAAG GTTGAGATCCATCCTGGGACCGGAGTCATGGTTGAGAGACTGGCATGGGCCTATGCCCTCAATGCAAATTCGGCCTCAGTATTTGTAAGACATCTGCTCACCGCAGTCTTCCCGGTAGAAGTACTGCTAGTGAGCAATCTTCGGGGCAACAAACGAGGCAGAGGAGATGCTCGTCTACCGCTGGACAAAAATAAATTGGATGCCATTTACA GTGCAACTCTTGAGAGGTGGCCAGGGACCCAGCTCTCCAGCATTGGAAGCACGATCAACGCCAAGATTACGGAGCTCCGGTCAAAAAGTAAAAACGTTGCTGTGTCCGCAGCTCTCcattaa
- the LOC115592563 gene encoding uncharacterized protein LOC115592563 isoform X2, which produces MSKRKHNVTLNTKEKDWLRENVPRRTLTRWKKRKINRTLTDIEKHTAQRHEIDEDASQSEEQRAEPFTLTQEIDEDPSQSEEQRAEPFTSTQEIDEDPSQSEEQRAEPFTSTQDNVPQAIDDVHTQGLTEEQSCISILSFALRHNTTGVLMEDLLKLLKLHSAGTSAIPASKYFLGKPLAGIVDQFEHHHYCSVCTKYLGTSQSQEETLTCVSCSSSITVKASLHEGHFFISIPLKGQLKDILENQGMHDLCFPADDSSREVINDICDGTLYQALQSNSEADFLSLTFNCDGVPVFQSSKFSIWPILCCVNEIPPQCRDKHVLLCALWFGSKKPDMTCFFKPFVEECANLSQTGFKWHHPIDQSWRNVKVHPLCCVCDAVARPLLQNFKQFNGEYGCGVCLHPGVQMRKGQGNSRVYTCSAEKPSDRNHKTTVEIGQIAEREGKTILGIKGPSAIVDLAKFDLINGMVPDYMHCVLLGVCRQMATLWIDSKSYSEPWYIGTQTAIMDRHLLSIKPPGIVARVPRSLTERKFWKAHEWQHWLLYYSLPVLKGILPQKYHSHWALLIEGISILLGSELSTEQINHAHDALVYFVGGVQALYGEEHMTFNVHSLLHLSQSVVHWGPLWAHSAFMFEAFNGYLLKQVKSSQAVPQQICKRVMLSRAFPRLAKQFLTNAPAEVKDFCNEMRTEKHHVKKFAKFAEVTALGPPNVRLISVGDQAALHTVKQVPTNYVVNYYKRIAVNAEVVHGHTYSKTKQRNNSIVLLKDGSIFRVSHFIDIGDQCLYAIGNYGKCTVQKLARGSLIKTPLSYMSTVHFPTGFHKAINTTQVVGPCMYIQCPQSSSFVCRLLKTYYCK; this is translated from the exons ATGtcgaaaagaaaacacaacgttACTCTCAACACGAAAGAAAAAGATTGGTTGAGAGAAAACGTTCCAAGACGTACTTTgacaagatggaaaaaaag GAAAATCAACAGAACTTTGACTGACATTGAAAAACACACTGCTCAACGACAT GAAATTGATGAGGATGCCAGCCAAAGcgaagagcagagagcagagcctttcacattaacacag gaAATTGATGAAGATCCCAGCCAAAGcgaagagcagagagcagagcctttcacatcaacacag gaAATTGATGAAGATCCCAGCCAAAGcgaagagcagagagcagagcctttcacatcaacacag GACAATGTACCTCAAGCAATAGATGATGTCCACACCCAAGGACTAACGGAAGAGCAAAGTTGCATCTCGATTCTCTCCTTTGCATTGAGACACAACACTACAGGTGTATTGATGGAAGACCTGCTGAAACTTTTAAAGTTACATTCTGCTGGGACAAGTGCAATTCCAGCAAGCAAGTATTTTTTGGGGAAACCATTAGCTGGTATTGTAGATCAATTTGAACACCATCATTACTGCAGCGTATGTACTAAGTACCTTGGCACTTCACAGTCACAAGAAGAAACACTTACATGCGTGTCATGTTCCTCATCCATAACAGTAAAAGCCAGTTTACACGAAGGACATTTCTTTATCAGTATTCCATTAAAGGGCCAACTGAAAGATATTCTTGAGAATCAGGGTATGCATGATCTCTGTTTTCCTGCTGATGACAGTAGTAGAGAAGTAATAAATGATATATGTGATGGCACCTTATATCAGGCCTTGCAGTCAAACAGTGAAGCGGATTTCCTTTCCCTTACATTTAATTGTGATGGTGTACCAGTCTTTCAGTCCTCTAAATTTAGTATTTGGCCAatactgtgttgtgttaatgaGATACCCCCTCAGTGCAGAGATAAGCATGTACTTTTATGTGCTTTGTGGTTCGGTTCCAAAAAGCCAGACATGACCTGTTTCTTCAAACCATTTGTGGAGGAATGTGCCAATCTTTCACAAACTGGTTTTAAGTGGCATCATCCTATTGATCAGTCATGGAGAAATGTGAAGGTGCACccattgtgctgtgtgtgtgatgcagtaGCAAGGCCTTTACTACAGAATTTTAAGCAATTTAATGGTGAATATGGCTGTGGAGTCTGCCTTCACCCTGGGGTGCAAATGAGGAAAGGACAAGGAAACTCAAGAGTTTACACATGTTCAGCTGAaaaaccaagtgacagaaaTCACAAAACCACAGTAGAAATAGGACAAATTGCTGAAAGAGAAGGGAAGACTATATTGGGCATAAAGGGCCCATCTGCTATTGTAGATTTAGCAAAGTTTGATCTAATCAATGGGATGGTCCCTGACTATATGCACTGTGTGTTGCTTGGCGTGTGTAGACAAATGGCGACTTTATGGATCGATTCTAAGAGCTATTCTGAGCCATGGTACATTGGCACACAAACAGCAATCATGGACAGACACCTCTTGTCTATAAAACCACCAGGTATTGTTGCTCGAGTTCCAAGATCTCTCACTGAACGCAAGTTCTGGAAAGCCCACGAGTGGCAACACTGGCTTCTGTATTATAGCTTGCCAGTTCTGAAAGGCATACTTCCACAGAAGTATCACTCTCATTGGGCGTTACTGATAGAGGGCATAAGCATTCTGTTGGGATCTGAATTAAGTACAGAGCAGATAAATCACGCCCATGACGCATTAGTGTACTTTGTTGGAGGTGTGCAAGCGCTGTATGGGGAAGAGCACATGACATTCAATGTTCATTCACTTCTGCATTTAAGCCAAAGTGTTGTGCATTGGGGTCCATTGTGGGCCCACTCAGCCTTTATGTTTGAAGCTTTCAATGGATACCTACTGAAACAAGTAAAAAGTAGTCAAGCTGTACCACAACAAATATGCAAACGAGTGATGTTGTCCCGTGCTTTTCCCCGTTTAGCAAAACAATTCCTAACAAATGCACCAGCAGAGGTTAAAGATTTCTGTAATGAAATGAGAACCGAAAAGCATCATGTCAAGAAGTTTGCAAAGTTTGCTGAGGTGACTGCCCTTGGTCCACCAAATGTAAGATTAATATCTGTTGGTGATCAAGCTGCCCTCCACACAGTGAAACAGGTTCCCACAAACTATGTGGTGAATTACTACAAGAGAATTGCTGTAAATGCAGAAGTTGTACATGGTCATAcctacagcaaaacaaaacaaagaaacaactcTATTGTGCTTTTGAAGGATGGGAGTATTTTTAGAGTCTCCCACTTTATTGACATTGGTGATCAGTGTTTATATGCCATAGGGAACTATGGTAAATGCACAGTGCAGAAGTTAGCCAGAGGTTCTCTTATCAAAACTccactgagctacatgtcaaCGGTGCACTTTCCCACAGGCTTTCACAAAGCCATAAACACTACTCAGGTAGTTGGACCATGTATGTATATTCAGTGTCCACAATCCAGCTCGTTTGTGTGTCGGCTGCTGAAGACATATTATTGTAAATGA
- the LOC115592563 gene encoding uncharacterized protein LOC115592563 isoform X1 → MSKRKHNVTLNTKEKDWLRENVPRRTLTRWKKRKINRTLTDIEKHTAQRHEIDEDASQSEEQRAEPFTLTQEIDEDASQSKEQRAEPFTSTQEIDEDPSQSEEQRAEPFTSTQEIDEDPSQSEEQRAEPFTSTQDNVPQAIDDVHTQGLTEEQSCISILSFALRHNTTGVLMEDLLKLLKLHSAGTSAIPASKYFLGKPLAGIVDQFEHHHYCSVCTKYLGTSQSQEETLTCVSCSSSITVKASLHEGHFFISIPLKGQLKDILENQGMHDLCFPADDSSREVINDICDGTLYQALQSNSEADFLSLTFNCDGVPVFQSSKFSIWPILCCVNEIPPQCRDKHVLLCALWFGSKKPDMTCFFKPFVEECANLSQTGFKWHHPIDQSWRNVKVHPLCCVCDAVARPLLQNFKQFNGEYGCGVCLHPGVQMRKGQGNSRVYTCSAEKPSDRNHKTTVEIGQIAEREGKTILGIKGPSAIVDLAKFDLINGMVPDYMHCVLLGVCRQMATLWIDSKSYSEPWYIGTQTAIMDRHLLSIKPPGIVARVPRSLTERKFWKAHEWQHWLLYYSLPVLKGILPQKYHSHWALLIEGISILLGSELSTEQINHAHDALVYFVGGVQALYGEEHMTFNVHSLLHLSQSVVHWGPLWAHSAFMFEAFNGYLLKQVKSSQAVPQQICKRVMLSRAFPRLAKQFLTNAPAEVKDFCNEMRTEKHHVKKFAKFAEVTALGPPNVRLISVGDQAALHTVKQVPTNYVVNYYKRIAVNAEVVHGHTYSKTKQRNNSIVLLKDGSIFRVSHFIDIGDQCLYAIGNYGKCTVQKLARGSLIKTPLSYMSTVHFPTGFHKAINTTQVVGPCMYIQCPQSSSFVCRLLKTYYCK, encoded by the exons ATGtcgaaaagaaaacacaacgttACTCTCAACACGAAAGAAAAAGATTGGTTGAGAGAAAACGTTCCAAGACGTACTTTgacaagatggaaaaaaag GAAAATCAACAGAACTTTGACTGACATTGAAAAACACACTGCTCAACGACAT GAAATTGATGAGGATGCCAGCCAAAGcgaagagcagagagcagagcctttcacattaacacag GAAATTGATGAGGATGCCAGCCAAAGcaaagagcagagagcagagcctttcacatcaacacag gaAATTGATGAAGATCCCAGCCAAAGcgaagagcagagagcagagcctttcacatcaacacag gaAATTGATGAAGATCCCAGCCAAAGcgaagagcagagagcagagcctttcacatcaacacag GACAATGTACCTCAAGCAATAGATGATGTCCACACCCAAGGACTAACGGAAGAGCAAAGTTGCATCTCGATTCTCTCCTTTGCATTGAGACACAACACTACAGGTGTATTGATGGAAGACCTGCTGAAACTTTTAAAGTTACATTCTGCTGGGACAAGTGCAATTCCAGCAAGCAAGTATTTTTTGGGGAAACCATTAGCTGGTATTGTAGATCAATTTGAACACCATCATTACTGCAGCGTATGTACTAAGTACCTTGGCACTTCACAGTCACAAGAAGAAACACTTACATGCGTGTCATGTTCCTCATCCATAACAGTAAAAGCCAGTTTACACGAAGGACATTTCTTTATCAGTATTCCATTAAAGGGCCAACTGAAAGATATTCTTGAGAATCAGGGTATGCATGATCTCTGTTTTCCTGCTGATGACAGTAGTAGAGAAGTAATAAATGATATATGTGATGGCACCTTATATCAGGCCTTGCAGTCAAACAGTGAAGCGGATTTCCTTTCCCTTACATTTAATTGTGATGGTGTACCAGTCTTTCAGTCCTCTAAATTTAGTATTTGGCCAatactgtgttgtgttaatgaGATACCCCCTCAGTGCAGAGATAAGCATGTACTTTTATGTGCTTTGTGGTTCGGTTCCAAAAAGCCAGACATGACCTGTTTCTTCAAACCATTTGTGGAGGAATGTGCCAATCTTTCACAAACTGGTTTTAAGTGGCATCATCCTATTGATCAGTCATGGAGAAATGTGAAGGTGCACccattgtgctgtgtgtgtgatgcagtaGCAAGGCCTTTACTACAGAATTTTAAGCAATTTAATGGTGAATATGGCTGTGGAGTCTGCCTTCACCCTGGGGTGCAAATGAGGAAAGGACAAGGAAACTCAAGAGTTTACACATGTTCAGCTGAaaaaccaagtgacagaaaTCACAAAACCACAGTAGAAATAGGACAAATTGCTGAAAGAGAAGGGAAGACTATATTGGGCATAAAGGGCCCATCTGCTATTGTAGATTTAGCAAAGTTTGATCTAATCAATGGGATGGTCCCTGACTATATGCACTGTGTGTTGCTTGGCGTGTGTAGACAAATGGCGACTTTATGGATCGATTCTAAGAGCTATTCTGAGCCATGGTACATTGGCACACAAACAGCAATCATGGACAGACACCTCTTGTCTATAAAACCACCAGGTATTGTTGCTCGAGTTCCAAGATCTCTCACTGAACGCAAGTTCTGGAAAGCCCACGAGTGGCAACACTGGCTTCTGTATTATAGCTTGCCAGTTCTGAAAGGCATACTTCCACAGAAGTATCACTCTCATTGGGCGTTACTGATAGAGGGCATAAGCATTCTGTTGGGATCTGAATTAAGTACAGAGCAGATAAATCACGCCCATGACGCATTAGTGTACTTTGTTGGAGGTGTGCAAGCGCTGTATGGGGAAGAGCACATGACATTCAATGTTCATTCACTTCTGCATTTAAGCCAAAGTGTTGTGCATTGGGGTCCATTGTGGGCCCACTCAGCCTTTATGTTTGAAGCTTTCAATGGATACCTACTGAAACAAGTAAAAAGTAGTCAAGCTGTACCACAACAAATATGCAAACGAGTGATGTTGTCCCGTGCTTTTCCCCGTTTAGCAAAACAATTCCTAACAAATGCACCAGCAGAGGTTAAAGATTTCTGTAATGAAATGAGAACCGAAAAGCATCATGTCAAGAAGTTTGCAAAGTTTGCTGAGGTGACTGCCCTTGGTCCACCAAATGTAAGATTAATATCTGTTGGTGATCAAGCTGCCCTCCACACAGTGAAACAGGTTCCCACAAACTATGTGGTGAATTACTACAAGAGAATTGCTGTAAATGCAGAAGTTGTACATGGTCATAcctacagcaaaacaaaacaaagaaacaactcTATTGTGCTTTTGAAGGATGGGAGTATTTTTAGAGTCTCCCACTTTATTGACATTGGTGATCAGTGTTTATATGCCATAGGGAACTATGGTAAATGCACAGTGCAGAAGTTAGCCAGAGGTTCTCTTATCAAAACTccactgagctacatgtcaaCGGTGCACTTTCCCACAGGCTTTCACAAAGCCATAAACACTACTCAGGTAGTTGGACCATGTATGTATATTCAGTGTCCACAATCCAGCTCGTTTGTGTGTCGGCTGCTGAAGACATATTATTGTAAATGA